Proteins encoded in a region of the Massilia sp. UMI-21 genome:
- the yidD gene encoding membrane protein insertion efficiency factor YidD: protein MKTLLVWFLRGYQLLLSPLLGQKCRFYPTCSNYAIEALRVHGAARGSLLAARRVCRCHPWNPGGVDFVPAADENKQPPPAARGCNHS from the coding sequence ATGAAGACGCTGCTGGTCTGGTTCCTTCGCGGCTACCAGCTGCTGCTGTCCCCGCTGCTCGGGCAGAAATGCCGTTTTTATCCGACCTGCTCCAATTACGCGATCGAGGCGCTGCGCGTGCACGGCGCCGCCCGCGGCTCGCTGCTGGCCGCGCGCCGCGTGTGCCGCTGCCATCCGTGGAATCCGGGCGGCGTCGATTTCGTGCCTGCGGCGGACGAGAACAAGCAACCTCCACCAGCCGCTCGCGGTTGTAACCACTCCTGA
- the rnpA gene encoding ribonuclease P protein component yields MTGEGSHDFARVRRIVKTDEFSSVFRLRPAQKSAHFVLYTRPNALPHARLGVVVAKRFAPRAVTRNTIKRVTRELFRSTRLEPFDCIVRLSRPVNGKDGPATTRALKAELRAELTRLFASQRARRSTPAPAAPPTP; encoded by the coding sequence ATGACAGGCGAAGGTTCGCACGACTTCGCGCGCGTTCGGCGTATCGTTAAAACGGATGAGTTTTCATCCGTTTTTCGTTTGCGGCCGGCGCAAAAATCCGCGCATTTCGTGCTCTATACCCGGCCCAACGCCTTGCCGCATGCGCGGCTGGGCGTCGTTGTGGCCAAGCGTTTCGCACCGCGCGCCGTCACCCGCAATACGATCAAGCGCGTCACGCGTGAGCTGTTCCGCAGCACCCGGCTCGAACCCTTCGATTGCATCGTGCGCCTGTCGCGTCCGGTCAATGGCAAGGACGGGCCGGCGACCACGCGCGCCCTGAAGGCCGAGCTGCGCGCCGAGCTGACCCGCCTGTTCGCTTCCCAGCGCGCGCGCCGCAGCACGCCGGCGCCGGCAGCGCCCCCGACGCCATGA